A genomic segment from Flavobacterium inviolabile encodes:
- a CDS encoding alpha-ketoglutarate-dependent dioxygenase AlkB family protein, whose amino-acid sequence MDLFSTGAIENLLPYDGEVNYYGRIMNGSEAQHYYDRLMETIAWRNDEAIIFGKLILTKRKVAWYGDKEFLYTYSNTTKKALPWTPELLALKKMAETQSGTQFNSCLLNLYHDGQEGMAWHSDDEKSLGANTVIASMSFGAERKFSFKHKTTKATTSLLLEAGSLLIMKGATQTNWLHRLPPTTKITRPRVNLTFRTIVDQF is encoded by the coding sequence ATGGACTTATTCAGTACCGGAGCAATAGAAAATTTACTGCCTTATGACGGGGAAGTGAATTACTACGGAAGAATTATGAACGGAAGTGAAGCACAGCATTATTATGACCGCCTGATGGAAACCATTGCCTGGCGGAATGATGAAGCCATCATTTTCGGGAAACTGATCCTGACCAAAAGAAAGGTCGCCTGGTATGGCGATAAGGAATTTCTGTATACCTATTCGAATACGACCAAAAAGGCACTGCCGTGGACACCGGAATTGTTAGCCTTAAAAAAAATGGCCGAAACACAGTCCGGAACACAATTTAATTCCTGCCTTTTAAATTTATACCATGACGGACAGGAAGGAATGGCCTGGCACAGTGATGATGAAAAATCACTGGGCGCTAATACCGTTATTGCTTCGATGAGTTTTGGTGCCGAACGCAAATTCTCGTTCAAACATAAAACAACCAAAGCGACCACCTCGCTGCTGCTGGAAGCCGGCAGTCTTCTAATCATGAAAGGCGCTACGCAAACCAACTGGCTGCACCGGCTGCCGCCCACTACAAAAATAACACGTCCCCGTGTGAATCTTACTTTCAGAACCATTGTAGACCAGTTCTGA
- a CDS encoding Ada metal-binding domain-containing protein yields MMAHCSLTDSELHSGIRKQSIIFGGNKKLRIYGLLRCASGKRMKKENRVFFATEAMAVAAGFRPCGHCMKAQYRFWKLNNLQ; encoded by the coding sequence ATGATGGCACATTGTTCGTTAACCGATTCCGAATTGCATAGCGGGATACGGAAACAAAGTATTATTTTTGGAGGTAATAAAAAGTTACGGATTTACGGGCTTTTGCGCTGTGCGTCCGGAAAGCGGATGAAAAAGGAAAACAGGGTGTTTTTTGCCACGGAAGCCATGGCGGTAGCGGCAGGATTTCGCCCCTGCGGACATTGCATGAAAGCACAGTACCGATTTTGGAAATTAAACAACTTACAGTAA
- a CDS encoding 2OG-Fe(II) oxygenase, producing the protein MEGITERIAAMDWEKVTLSMHEKGYAAVSGVLTDEACRFLIENYDNTGWYRKKVVMERYRFGLGEYQYFKYPLPELLQNIREAVYPELASIANLWMKALHIDTVFPAAHQDLLDLCAEKNQLKPTVLILTYGKGGYNTLHQDLYGEVYFPIQMVLFLNEPDEDYTGGEFVLTEQIPRAQSRAIVLKPKKGDILFFTTNFRPVKGTKGYYRVNMKHGVSEVQSGKRHTLGIIFHDALS; encoded by the coding sequence ATGGAAGGGATAACGGAACGAATAGCGGCAATGGATTGGGAAAAAGTAACTCTATCCATGCACGAAAAAGGCTATGCAGCAGTATCGGGTGTACTTACGGATGAAGCGTGCCGTTTTTTAATTGAAAATTACGACAATACCGGCTGGTACCGGAAAAAGGTGGTGATGGAACGGTATCGTTTCGGATTGGGCGAATACCAGTATTTTAAATATCCGTTACCGGAATTACTGCAAAATATCCGGGAAGCGGTGTATCCGGAACTGGCATCCATTGCCAATCTATGGATGAAAGCACTCCATATAGATACGGTATTCCCGGCTGCTCATCAGGATTTACTGGATTTGTGTGCCGAAAAGAACCAGCTAAAACCCACGGTGCTGATCCTGACTTATGGAAAAGGCGGTTACAACACCCTGCATCAGGATTTGTACGGGGAGGTTTATTTCCCGATTCAGATGGTCTTGTTTTTAAATGAGCCGGATGAGGATTATACCGGCGGGGAGTTTGTGCTGACCGAGCAAATTCCGAGAGCACAGTCACGGGCAATCGTGCTGAAACCCAAAAAAGGGGATATCCTGTTTTTTACGACCAATTTCAGGCCGGTAAAAGGAACAAAAGGGTACTACAGGGTGAACATGAAACACGGTGTCAGTGAAGTGCAAAGCGGGAAGCGGCATACTTTAGGGATTATTTTTCACGATGCTTTAAGCTAA